A part of Vulpes vulpes isolate BD-2025 chromosome 15, VulVul3, whole genome shotgun sequence genomic DNA contains:
- the CLRN3 gene encoding clarin-3 yields the protein MPTTKKILMFLSGFLTSFGAFIVVCSMLGTQEWVSSRIAISDSSSNGSLIITYGLFRGKSHQEFSHGLEESDKDFGVLEKLNASSQKTLHLVTILFLVLSLCASLLSSGLTFYNSISNPYQTFLGPVGVYTWSGLGAFLIFVAMILFVGNTQSNHLSKELAQMLYPVYPAATYGGVTHSYGYSFWLTLLVILLNVITVVIIFFYQKARYQRKQEERKPMESAPRDGILF from the exons ATGCCTACGACAAAGAAAATACTGATGTTCCTATCAGGCTTTTTAACAAGCTTTGGGGCCTTCATCGTAGTCTGCTCTATGCTCGGGACCCAAGAATGGGTCAGCAGCAGAATCGCTATCAGTGACTCTTCTTCAAACGGTAGCCTCATTATCACCTACGGACTCTTCCGCGGCAAGAGCCATCAAGAATTCAGTCATGGACTCGAGGAATCAGACAAAGACTTTGGAG TTTTAGAGAAATTGAACGCCTCTTCCCAAAAAACTCTGCATTTGGTGACGATCCTGTTCCTGGTCCTCAGCCTGTGCGCTTCGCTGCTCAGTTCGGGGCTCACGTTCTACAACAGCATCAGCAACCCCTACCAGACGTTCCTGGGACCAGTGGGGGTGTACACCTGGAGCGGGCTTGGAG CGTTCTTGATTTTCGTGGCCATGATCCTGTTCGTGGGGAACACACAATCCAACCATCTCTCCAAAGAGCTGGCCCAGATGCTGTATCCTGTATATCCAGCAGCCACCTACGGAGGAGTGACCCACAGCTACGGTTACTCGTTTTGGCTCACGCTGCTCGTCATTCTTCTAAATGTTATCACCGTGGtcatcatttttttctaccaGAAGGCCCGATACCAGCGaaaacaggaggagagaaagcCCATGGAATCTGCTCCAAGAGATGGAATTCTATTCTGA